A region from the Neomonachus schauinslandi chromosome 2, ASM220157v2, whole genome shotgun sequence genome encodes:
- the UCP1 gene encoding mitochondrial brown fat uncoupling protein 1, translating to MAGPTASDVPPTMPVKIFSAGVAACVADVITFPLDTAKVRLQIQGECQTSRAIRYKGVLGTVTTLAKTEGPMKLYSGLPAGLQRQISFASLRIGLYDTVLEFFSTGKETTASLGSKIAAGLTTGGVAVFIGQPTEVVKVRLQAQSHLHGLKPRYTGTYNAYRIIATTEGLKGLWKGTTPNLTRNVIINCTELVTYDLMKEALVKKKLLADDLPCHFVSALIAGFCTTVLSSPVDVVKTRFVNSPPGQYTSVPNCAMTMLTKEGPLAFLKGFVPSFLRLGSWNVIMFACFEQLKRELMKSGQTVNCAT from the exons ATGGCGGGCCCGACAGCCTCGGACGTGCCCCCGACGATGCCGGTCAAGATCTTCTCAGCTGGCGTGGCGGCCTGTGTGGCGGATGTGATCACCTTCCCGCTGGACACGGCCAAAGTTCGGCTCCAG ATCCAAGGTGAATGCCAGACCTCCAGAGCCATTAGGTATAAAGGTGTCCTGGGTACAGTCACCACTCTGGCAAAAACTGAAGGGCCAATGAAACTCTATAGTGGGCTGCCTGCTGGTCTCCAGAGACAAATAAGCTTTGCCTCTCTTAGGATCGGCCTCTACGACACCGTCCTGGAGTTCTTCAGCACAGGGAAAGAAA CAACAGCTAGTTTAGGAAGCAAGATCGCAGCTGGTCTGACGACTGGAGGAGTGGCAGTATTCATTGGGCAACCCACAGAGGTCGTGAAGGTCAGACTTCAAGCACAGAGCCATCTGCATGGTCTCAAACCTCGCTACACTGGGACTTACAATGCTTACAGAATCATAGCGACAACGGAAGGCCTGAAAGGCCTTTGGAAAG ggACTACTCCCAATCTGACAAGAAATGTCATCATCAATTGTACAGAGCTAGTTACATATGACCTAATGAAGGAGGCCCTTGTGAAAAAGAAACTCCTAGCAG ACGACTTACCCTGCCACTTCGTGTCAGCTCTTATCGCTGGATTTTGCACAACAGTCCTGTCCTCGCCAGTGGATGTGGTAAAAACCCGATTTGTTAATTCTCCACCAGGACAGTACACGAGTGTGCCCAACTGTGCCATGACAATGCTCACTAAGGAAGGACCGTTGGCTTTTCTCAAAGG ATTTGTACCTTCCTTCTTGCGACTTGGATCCTGGAACGTCATTATGTTTGCGTGCTTCGAACAGCTGAAACGAGAACTGATGAAGTCAGGGCAGACCGTGAACTGTGCCACATAA